The DNA window GGGCAAGTCACCATTTTAAAAAGTAAAGGTGGGATTGAAATTCCGATTGCGACTTTAAAGGAGAATGACTTTCTTGGAGAACTCGCTTTATTTGATGCAGAAACACGAACCGCCACTGCACGCTGTAGTGGTTCTAGTACCTTTTTAGTAATAGACCGCAACGATATGGAGCAATTAGCGCATGAATATCCTGCAATTGCTTTTGGTTTTATTAAAGTATTGATTAGCCGTATGCGTGGTATGCTAAACAATACTAAAAATTAGAGTCTTGTGTTATGCCTGTTAAACTCACTCGTTTTTTTAGCACCCTTTTTTCCATTAAGCCCAACGAGTGGGATAGCGTTTTTTACTTCTTTCTCATTTTCCTCGTTTTTTCCTTTGGAGCAAGTTTTGCGCGTAGCATCGGCATGGCACTGCTCATCCAAAATTTACCAGGTCAACTCCCTTTAATGTTCATTTTAATCGACCTTTCTGTTATGGTCGGTTCGATGGCATATGCAAAATATACAAAAAAAGTCAGTGGTTTACGCATCTTACAATTTTTCTTTATCTCCATGGCAGTTTTTGCCTTTATTATTCAATGTTTACTGATTTTTGTAATCAATTGGCTTCCTGCATTAACGTGGATTTATGGACTTTTTTTTGTTGGCTTTTTCTTCTTTTACGTGCTGATATTTATCCATATCGGTAGTGTTGTTGCCTCCTATTTCAACGCGGTTCAAGTAAAACGAGTGACAACCGTTATTAATGCAGGTATTCCTATTGGCGGTACATTAGGCGGTTTAGTCCTTGTCTTCTGCTTAAAAGTTTTACATTTATCACCTAACTACTTAATTATTGTTTTAGGTCTTTCCTGCCTTGGTGTACTTGCTTTACTCAAAGTCGTGAATGCACGCTTAAGTCCAGTACGCTCCAGTGTGTCAGAAACAAGAGGAATACCAAAAAGTCCCTTTCATGAATTAGTCAGTGCATTTAAATACATCATTAATTCACGACTGATGATTTACATGTCATTAGGATTAATATTCTTCGTCATTGCAAATAAACTACTTGAATATCAATATCAAGTGATTATTTACCCTGCAATTTACCCTGATGCCACTTCACGTACTTCTTTTTTCGCCCTCTATGAAATTTTTGCCAATTTAACATGGCTATTAATTCAATTATTTGTCACATCACGCTTAATTGTTGGCTTAGGCGTAGGCGTAACAAATTTGATTTACCCCATGTTAGCCGCCATCGTCAGCCTGAGCTTATGCCTTTATTTCTATTGGAATCCTTACAATGTGGTTGACAATAGCGTCGGGTTAATGCTCTTACTCGCAGTTATTACACAATTTGTTAATCAAGAAATGCGTGGCGCATTACGTACACCCGCAAATAATTTACTATTTAATGCAATTCCACCCAACCAATGGGGGGTTAACAAAGCCTTTTTAAATGGCATTGTGTTTCCATTTTCTACCACATTAGCGGGTAGCTTTTTAATCTTCATGACCAGTAACAACCAGCTTTTTGATGTTACTGATTTAAGTTACATATTACCCAGTATTGCCCTCATTGCCTCGCTGATTGGTATTGTTATGGCTTTTCCTCAATGGCGTGCTTATAACGAAGGGGTATTTGGGCTACTAAACCGCCGACTTTTCGATCACAATGCAGATATTAACTCAAGAAAAAGTGGAGATTTACGCCTTGTTATCGAAGAAAAACTGAACAGCCATGACCCACATCATGTGATTGCTGCGCTAGAAATGATACGTTTGTTACAGCTAGGACAATTTAGCAATCCCGTAGGCACATTAATGCTAAAAGTCCAGCATACGGAACTAGAAGAGACAAAACCACTAGAATTAGAAGCAAAACATTTAGAAATTGACTCCAAACGCTTGAAAAATGAAGCTAAACATTTGCCAGCAGGTTCAACAGAACGAATAGAATTAGAAGAACAAGTCACTGCATGTCGTAATAAATTAAATCAAACCCGTAATGCATTAGCCACAATTAAAAGTAGCCATTTTGATATTAAAAAACACTGTTTGGATACATTAGCAGCACTTCCGCAAACACATACAAATGCTAATTTTTTAATAGAATTACTCAGCGTTGAATCAGATACAACGATTTTAGCAATCACCTTGAAACATCTATCTTTATTTGGCAATGTGAATTTT is part of the Beggiatoa alba B18LD genome and encodes:
- a CDS encoding cyclic nucleotide-binding domain-containing protein, encoding MIPLEKIIVLSKVPLFSTLKTEDIHRISTIASEEAYEDGHTLFYEGDIGDRLYIVVTGQVTILKSKGGIEIPIATLKENDFLGELALFDAETRTATARCSGSSTFLVIDRNDMEQLAHEYPAIAFGFIKVLISRMRGMLNNTKN
- a CDS encoding MFS transporter, whose protein sequence is MPVKLTRFFSTLFSIKPNEWDSVFYFFLIFLVFSFGASFARSIGMALLIQNLPGQLPLMFILIDLSVMVGSMAYAKYTKKVSGLRILQFFFISMAVFAFIIQCLLIFVINWLPALTWIYGLFFVGFFFFYVLIFIHIGSVVASYFNAVQVKRVTTVINAGIPIGGTLGGLVLVFCLKVLHLSPNYLIIVLGLSCLGVLALLKVVNARLSPVRSSVSETRGIPKSPFHELVSAFKYIINSRLMIYMSLGLIFFVIANKLLEYQYQVIIYPAIYPDATSRTSFFALYEIFANLTWLLIQLFVTSRLIVGLGVGVTNLIYPMLAAIVSLSLCLYFYWNPYNVVDNSVGLMLLLAVITQFVNQEMRGALRTPANNLLFNAIPPNQWGVNKAFLNGIVFPFSTTLAGSFLIFMTSNNQLFDVTDLSYILPSIALIASLIGIVMAFPQWRAYNEGVFGLLNRRLFDHNADINSRKSGDLRLVIEEKLNSHDPHHVIAALEMIRLLQLGQFSNPVGTLMLKVQHTELEETKPLELEAKHLEIDSKRLKNEAKHLPAGSTERIELEEQVTACRNKLNQTRNALATIKSSHFDIKKHCLDTLAALPQTHTNANFLIELLSVESDTTILAITLKHLSLFGNVNFNNQIEKFLSHNTPQVFIEAALCLHNHPEYRNKKVVAEKILQRLEENRDSEELPLYLYALGELKQQQYIFYLLPYLDNSPRPDVRLAALMAYMHMLEGQLDPYKDRLITALSSEDNRMRIAALQALKECQPLEDWTTVIDLLGAKDRAVVNESKELLRLSLGVCRHALIKELFKEDISVQQRFEILSLVYTRLNELQKERLRQMADKSLQMFIKINCLSRIHRQSKEKGKAHELITKLLEEMAENQLLQVVTVITYETDGNLEFFQRVTRGLLSNSRANQGNALEVLLNAGEKYLTERIVKYFDERFTDIHVYHRVHLLLYDEPLDITESNYDTHLFLLNNDLLKACLFYSYKDQVQMPRLVLTKKSRELLIDKPQKKKAVAA